The following are encoded together in the Mastacembelus armatus chromosome 6, fMasArm1.2, whole genome shotgun sequence genome:
- the cdkn1bb gene encoding cyclin dependent kinase inhibitor 1Bb, translated as MSDVRLSNGSPTLERTDPRVSDHPKPSACRNLFGPVDHEELKGDLKRHLREMEEAASAKWGFDFANHTPMANGRFQWELVDCRNIPSFYSGEPWSKKGVCSAGNNNVDLNGNHNCVVAPSEDSDRSDGQMECTEQCTGMRKRAACHEPPAQSKRSHTSSEEVSCPSLSQPAEHTPRKTSPKTQT; from the exons ATGTCAGATGTTCGACTTTCCAACGGGAGCCCGACGTTGGAGCGGACTGACCCGCGGGTGTCGGATCACCCGAAGCCGTCAGCCTGCAGAAACCTCTTCGGCCCGGTGGATCACGAAGAGTTAAAGGGGGATTTAAAGAGACATTTGCGGGAGATGGAAGAGGCAGCCTCCGCCAAGTGGGGCTTCGACTTCGCCAATCACACACCGATGGCGAATGGCAGGTTCCAGTGGGAATTAGTGGATTGCAGAAATATCCCGTCTTTCTACAGCGGGGAGCCGTGGAGCAAGAAGGGCGTCTGCTCCGCTGGGAATAACAATGTGGATCTAAATGGGAATCATAACTGTGTTGTGGCTCCGAGCGAAGACAGCGACAGGTCTGACGGGCAGATGGAGTGCACGGAGCAGTGCACCGGAATGAGGAAAAGAGCTGCATGTCACG AGCCCCCGGCCCAAAGTAAGAGGTCACACACCAGCTCAGAGGAAGTTAGTTGTCCCAGTCTGAGCCAGCCTGCagaacacacacccagaaaGACCAGTCCCAAGACGCAAACGTGA